CCGCTCATGTTCAACTTCCGCGAAGTAACCGCCGTCCAGATCTTCGACCGCGTGAGCGAACCCTCGAGCCCCGAAGTCAATGCCCTGGTCGTCCTGCTCCTGGTCCTCGTGGTGCTGCTCTACTGGGGGGCGCGGGTGCTCTTCGGCCGACAGGCATTCGGCCAGATGGCCGTCGCCACGCGCGCCGCCGAGCCCGCACCGCTGAACCTCCGGGGAACCCTCCTGGCGTGGCTTCTCTTCGGCGGCGTGACGCTGCTGGCCCTCGTGCCTCACGTCTCGGTCATCCTCTACAGCCTGAAGACGCGCTGGCAATTCACGGTGCTGCCGGAAGGACTGACGCTAGCGCACCACACCGCGGCGCTCGAACACCCCTGGACGCTGCCGAGCATCCGCAACTCATGTCTGTACTCGCTGGGCGCGGTCGCCATTTGTCTGGTCTTCTCCGTTTGGATCGGCTACGTCCTCGTGCGCAAGGAATTCGCCGGGCGAGGACTCCTCGACGCGATGGTGATGCTGCCGCTGGCGCTCCCGGGGCTGGTCCTGGCGTTCGGGTACCTGAACGCCTATGCCGACTGGGGCGACCGGCTCGTCGCCGCCGGCCTCTGGAACCGCAACTACCTCTATCCCCAGGATAATCCCGTTCTCTTGCTCGTCGCGGCGTACGCGGTGCGGCGATTGCCGCTCGCGGTGCGGTCGGCCGTCGCTGGGTTCCAGCAGACGAGCCGATCCCTCGAAGAGGCCGCCCACAGCGTCGGCGCGGGACCGGGGCGGACCCTCTGGCGAATCACCGTGCCCCTGATTTCCGCGAACCTGGTTGCCGGGGCCATCCTCGTCTTCTCCATGTCGATGCTCGAAGTGTCCGACAGCCTGATCCTCGCGCAGAACGACGCATTCAATCCCGTCACGCGGACCATCTATCGTATCTGCTCGAGCGAATACGCCGTCACGGGCGAGGCGATGGCGAGCGCGCTGGGCGTCTGGGCGATGGTCTTCCTAGCCGTGACGCTCGTCGGGGCAGCGCTCCTGATGGGAAAACGCCTGGGGGCGATCTTCCGGGCCTAACGCCGGCGCGGCGGGGGCGTACGGCGCGGTCGCTCATTCGCCTCAGACATCCCGTCCGCACCGGAGGCAACCGGCACAGGCTCGGCGACCAGGGGCCAGGTGCCGGCCTCCTGGGCGGCGGAAATCGCCGCCTCCGCGACCCGCGCGTCGAACTGGATGCCCGCCCCGAGACGCAGGTGCTCCAGCGCCTCTTCGAGGGAGTACGGCTCGCGATAGGGGCGCGGGCTCGTCATCGCGTCGAGGGCATCGGCGACGGCCAGGATCCGCGACTCCAGCGGAATCGCCTCGCCCGTCAGTCCGTCCGGATATCCCCGGCCGTCCACGCGCTCGTGGTGATGGCGGATGATGCTCGCCTCGCGCTGGAGAAACCGCAGTTGGCCGACAATTCTTTCCGCCACGGCGGGGTGCTGGCGAACGAGCACCCAGTCGGATCGGCTCAAGGGTCCGCTCCGCGAAAGCACCTCTTCCGGAATC
This sequence is a window from Planctomycetota bacterium. Protein-coding genes within it:
- a CDS encoding iron ABC transporter permease, producing MRPDAKTWVLILLLVAFFGLFVFYPLANVFRSALWESTGPTLHFVANALERGSIRAGFANALVLACLTTLISTALALPLAHLGARTAFPGKRLLSAAILVPMILPPFVGALGLKQVMGPMGALNAALVGLGLVNRADVVDWFRVYPMAGIVALQALHLYPILYLNVVAGLANVDPSLEDAARSVGAGPWRVFWRVTFPLILPAYFAGAVLVFLWALTDLGTPLMFNFREVTAVQIFDRVSEPSSPEVNALVVLLLVLVVLLYWGARVLFGRQAFGQMAVATRAAEPAPLNLRGTLLAWLLFGGVTLLALVPHVSVILYSLKTRWQFTVLPEGLTLAHHTAALEHPWTLPSIRNSCLYSLGAVAICLVFSVWIGYVLVRKEFAGRGLLDAMVMLPLALPGLVLAFGYLNAYADWGDRLVAAGLWNRNYLYPQDNPVLLLVAAYAVRRLPLAVRSAVAGFQQTSRSLEEAAHSVGAGPGRTLWRITVPLISANLVAGAILVFSMSMLEVSDSLILAQNDAFNPVTRTIYRICSSEYAVTGEAMASALGVWAMVFLAVTLVGAALLMGKRLGAIFRA
- a CDS encoding HD domain-containing protein — protein: SVNDLLRMADEAMYSAKRLGGNRVVVWNQVQGDGESALLASDEVRLLERRVRAINEQNRDVYLERMAELIRDLESRHPYFVGHSGRVGEYASAIARQMGLQPDKMDILHRAALLHDLGRYVIPEEVLSRSGPLSRSDWVLVRQHPAVAERIVGQLRFLQREASIIRHHHERVDGRGYPDGLTGEAIPLESRILAVADALDAMTSPRPYREPYSLEEALEHLRLGAGIQFDARVAEAAISAAQEAGTWPLVAEPVPVASGADGMSEANERPRRTPPPRRR